Proteins found in one Paenibacillus dendritiformis genomic segment:
- a CDS encoding ECF transporter S component, whose translation MTSSNTRLWRSLTLSEWVLMALLAAANGVLTSGLSWLNKLLHSLGGPMLTSSIVGLYMIYGLLAAYIIRKPGAAMLTYALGAVVQILLGTAYGAWSAIVAALCYGIVIEPLLYLFRYRRYDWPAMLFIGLAAVPIWFVVSAFMFGYIYYETWVLIATLVIRCLSGLALCGALTKLVGDRLAPARAVRPFALGKACREHRG comes from the coding sequence ATGACATCATCCAACACGCGATTATGGCGTTCGCTGACCTTGAGCGAATGGGTTCTCATGGCCCTGCTGGCCGCGGCGAACGGGGTGCTGACGAGCGGCTTGTCCTGGCTGAACAAGCTGCTGCACTCGTTGGGCGGGCCGATGCTGACGTCATCCATCGTAGGGTTATATATGATTTACGGCCTGCTGGCCGCCTATATTATTCGCAAGCCGGGCGCGGCGATGCTGACCTACGCGCTCGGCGCCGTCGTGCAGATTCTGCTCGGCACCGCCTACGGCGCCTGGTCTGCGATTGTAGCCGCGCTATGCTACGGCATCGTCATCGAGCCGCTGCTGTATCTGTTCCGTTACCGGCGCTACGATTGGCCGGCCATGCTCTTTATCGGCTTGGCGGCGGTCCCGATCTGGTTCGTCGTCTCCGCCTTCATGTTCGGCTACATTTATTATGAGACGTGGGTATTGATTGCGACGCTCGTGATTCGCTGTCTCAGCGGCCTTGCGCTCTGCGGCGCATTGACGAAGCTGGTTGGCGATCGGTTGGCGCCCGCGCGGGCTGTCCGCCCGTTCGCTCTGGGGAAGGCCTGCCGCGAGCATCGGGGATAG
- a CDS encoding ABC transporter ATP-binding protein produces MIVLDTRIEEAGYDKGDPTIRNISFQVHAGELVGLIGPNGAGKSTTIKSILGIMREVKGAIRIGDGTGTYAYVPEQPVLYDSMTLWEHLELAAAAHELPEAEFRERAEELLSIFQLTEVKHHLPTSFSKGMQQKLMLIIAFLLKPSLYIVDEPFVGLDPRATRRFLRMLEEERKRGAGVLMSTHVLDTAERVCDSFVLIHQGRIVASGTLDQVRGTSGLPEGTLFDCFEVLT; encoded by the coding sequence ATGATTGTATTGGATACACGTATCGAAGAAGCGGGCTATGACAAAGGAGATCCGACGATACGCAACATCTCCTTTCAAGTACATGCAGGGGAGCTTGTCGGACTCATCGGGCCGAACGGGGCCGGCAAGAGCACGACCATCAAGTCCATTCTTGGCATTATGCGCGAGGTCAAAGGGGCCATTCGCATCGGTGACGGAACGGGGACATACGCCTATGTGCCGGAGCAGCCCGTCCTGTATGATTCGATGACGCTGTGGGAGCATCTGGAGCTGGCTGCCGCCGCCCATGAGCTGCCGGAAGCCGAGTTCCGGGAGCGGGCAGAGGAACTGCTGAGCATCTTTCAATTAACCGAAGTGAAGCATCATTTGCCGACCAGCTTCTCCAAAGGAATGCAGCAGAAGCTGATGTTGATTATCGCCTTCCTGCTCAAGCCTTCCTTATATATCGTGGACGAGCCGTTCGTCGGCCTTGATCCGCGGGCCACCCGGCGCTTCCTCCGGATGCTGGAGGAGGAGCGGAAGCGGGGAGCCGGCGTCCTGATGAGCACGCATGTGCTGGATACGGCCGAGCGGGTCTGCGATTCCTTCGTGCTGATCCATCAGGGGCGCATTGTCGCCTCCGGCACGTTGGATCAGGTCCGGGGAACGAGCGGGCTGCCGGAAGGAACGCTGTTCGACTGCTTCGAGGTGCTGACTTGA
- a CDS encoding S41 family peptidase, producing the protein MKKASLIVLTAIIFLMSAVPAFAKEEESSSHQELMNVRAFTKLYGYVRFFHPSDENTQIDWKRFAIHGVSKVRAAKTKDELTTTLQELFYPIAPTMNLTKQDNATRLSPPAQAKNLTAWLHEGVKMDIPQLDLLYKSERPQSADLSEIKLMDQLAEVEHVLQPGETVVKPIAPGIFAHIPLVLYRDDKGTLGATPKSAQELTQLQQQLSRIDLAKASLDDTNVRLANFVITWNVLQHFYPYFDVVKVDWEQALTDALQQCLKDQTTDQFVQTMKQMLEKTRDGHSGMLGPKNQTSDRAYFPFRVEWIEEQVVISNVKSGIDLRRGDIILKLNEKSATAYFKELEKYIAGSEQWKRYTAATQFSEGSIGKEATLTVQRGEQKFEISLSYTSKNIMEVDDFIRPEPIDKVADDIYYVNLSNITIDMFKDRLPELEKAKGIIFDMRGYPNVMQDLLSYLTDVPLQLPSQYVPISVYPDQEKAGFRLDRMSVEPSQPKLKGKMVFLTYGGAISRAEWLLGVVEHYRLGEIVGEPTAGANGNGNGMELPGGYNIFWTGQKVLKQDGSQHHLVGIQPTVPVKRTIKELREGRDIYMEKAIEVINAAKSTR; encoded by the coding sequence GTGAAAAAGGCAAGTCTTATCGTTTTAACCGCAATCATATTTCTCATGTCAGCGGTACCCGCTTTTGCGAAGGAAGAGGAAAGCAGTTCTCATCAAGAGCTTATGAACGTTCGGGCATTTACGAAGCTGTATGGATATGTAAGGTTTTTTCACCCAAGCGATGAGAACACCCAAATCGATTGGAAGCGTTTTGCCATCCATGGGGTGAGCAAAGTAAGGGCTGCAAAAACAAAGGATGAATTAACAACAACATTGCAGGAGCTTTTCTACCCGATCGCTCCGACGATGAACCTCACGAAGCAAGACAACGCAACTCGGCTCAGCCCGCCTGCACAAGCCAAAAATTTGACCGCGTGGCTTCACGAAGGCGTCAAAATGGATATTCCCCAATTGGATCTATTATACAAGAGCGAGCGGCCGCAGTCCGCTGATCTCAGCGAGATTAAGCTCATGGACCAATTGGCGGAAGTAGAGCACGTTTTACAGCCGGGAGAAACGGTTGTCAAACCGATCGCCCCGGGTATATTCGCCCACATTCCCCTCGTTCTCTATAGAGACGATAAAGGTACATTAGGCGCAACGCCGAAATCGGCACAAGAATTGACACAGCTGCAACAGCAGCTTTCACGAATCGATTTGGCGAAAGCTTCGTTAGATGACACAAATGTCCGCTTGGCAAACTTCGTCATTACCTGGAATGTTCTTCAGCATTTTTACCCTTATTTCGATGTTGTGAAAGTCGATTGGGAGCAAGCGTTAACCGACGCGCTGCAGCAATGCTTGAAAGACCAGACAACCGATCAGTTCGTGCAAACGATGAAACAAATGCTGGAGAAAACCCGCGACGGGCATAGCGGTATGCTTGGTCCTAAGAATCAGACAAGCGACCGGGCGTACTTCCCTTTCCGTGTCGAATGGATCGAGGAGCAAGTAGTCATTTCGAATGTAAAATCAGGAATCGATCTTAGGCGAGGGGATATTATCCTAAAGCTGAATGAGAAAAGCGCCACAGCTTATTTTAAAGAACTGGAAAAATATATTGCCGGAAGCGAGCAGTGGAAACGTTATACCGCCGCAACTCAATTTTCGGAAGGGAGTATCGGAAAGGAAGCAACACTGACGGTTCAACGCGGAGAGCAGAAATTTGAAATTTCTCTTTCTTACACAAGCAAAAATATTATGGAAGTTGATGATTTTATCCGTCCTGAGCCCATTGACAAAGTCGCTGACGATATTTATTACGTCAACTTATCCAATATAACGATAGATATGTTTAAGGATAGGCTACCTGAGTTAGAAAAGGCAAAAGGAATTATCTTTGATATGAGAGGTTATCCAAATGTTATGCAAGACCTGTTATCGTATTTAACGGATGTCCCGCTTCAGCTCCCGTCGCAATATGTTCCAATATCCGTATATCCGGATCAAGAAAAAGCAGGTTTCCGTCTTGATCGAATGTCGGTTGAACCGTCGCAGCCAAAACTGAAGGGTAAAATGGTATTTCTTACGTATGGAGGTGCTATAAGCCGAGCCGAATGGTTACTGGGTGTCGTTGAACATTACCGACTGGGGGAAATTGTCGGAGAACCGACTGCGGGAGCCAACGGAAACGGAAATGGAATGGAACTGCCGGGCGGATACAACATATTTTGGACGGGCCAGAAAGTATTGAAACAAGACGGCAGCCAGCATCATCTCGTCGGTATTCAGCCTACCGTGCCGGTGAAGCGAACGATTAAAGAGCTTCGTGAAGGGCGCGATATCTATATGGAAAAAGCGATCGAAGTCATTAATGCTGCCAAGAGTACTCGATAG
- a CDS encoding ABC transporter ATP-binding protein — MGFLREEVMRIERVTFTYLGADEPALRDCSFTLRRGDIVYIAGANGSGKTTLCKLLAGVMQPHEGTLQGKAALPEGETTALAGLALQDADSQLILGTVEDELAFAPENMGLPADEVRRRVEEQLEAFGLKSLREAPITDLSGGEKQRTALAAVMTMEPEALILDQAWSHLDAASRERLLQTLRAGRQAGRTAVLAGARLEDWIGRLPDVRLLLLEEGRIIYDGGLQEAEAAAALDKLRAATPAQPSVRADAVPDDRADGRRLPGEHPGKAPVLQVRDVAFRYGKRRKDNASLNGREQALREVSFELYQGQCLLLRGSNGAGKSTLFKLLTKGMPRQAGRMSGEIRLAGKPLPRCSVYEAARLIGYVPQQPEAGLFGRTVEEEVLDAAAMAWRSCRLTAPVPPAEAKLEESVASMAEELLRTTGLSRYRCHHPHDLPAGAIRLLSVALAGLHRPALLLLDEPTAGLDAGSAALIRDWCLAQAERGCGLIVITHDDIWDETAHPQLASVYMEAGRWLGTDGRGSGGPEQR, encoded by the coding sequence ATGGGATTTTTGCGTGAAGAGGTCATGCGCATCGAGCGCGTGACCTTTACCTATTTGGGCGCGGACGAGCCGGCCCTCCGCGATTGCAGCTTCACGCTGCGTCGGGGCGATATCGTCTATATCGCCGGAGCGAACGGAAGCGGCAAGACGACGCTGTGCAAGCTGCTGGCTGGCGTGATGCAGCCCCATGAAGGCACGCTGCAGGGGAAGGCGGCGCTGCCGGAGGGCGAGACGACCGCATTGGCCGGATTGGCTTTGCAGGATGCCGACTCTCAGCTCATTCTCGGCACGGTGGAGGACGAGCTGGCCTTCGCTCCGGAAAATATGGGGCTGCCTGCGGATGAAGTGAGGCGCAGAGTGGAGGAGCAGCTCGAAGCGTTCGGGCTCAAATCGCTGCGTGAGGCGCCGATTACGGATCTGTCAGGGGGAGAGAAGCAGCGGACGGCTCTCGCTGCGGTCATGACGATGGAGCCGGAGGCGCTCATCCTGGACCAGGCCTGGAGCCATCTGGATGCGGCCTCCCGGGAGCGGCTCCTCCAGACGCTTCGCGCAGGGCGTCAGGCCGGGCGAACGGCGGTGTTGGCCGGGGCCCGGCTGGAGGATTGGATCGGGCGCCTGCCCGATGTGCGGCTGCTGCTGCTGGAGGAGGGGCGCATCATCTATGATGGCGGCTTGCAAGAAGCGGAAGCGGCGGCCGCACTGGACAAGCTGCGGGCCGCCACGCCGGCGCAGCCGTCAGTGCGGGCCGACGCTGTCCCTGATGACCGGGCGGACGGCAGGCGGCTGCCTGGGGAGCACCCAGGGAAAGCCCCCGTCCTGCAAGTACGGGACGTAGCGTTCCGGTACGGGAAAAGGCGGAAGGATAACGCCAGCTTGAACGGCCGGGAACAGGCGCTTCGCGAGGTCTCGTTCGAGCTGTACCAGGGACAATGCCTGCTTCTTCGCGGATCGAACGGAGCAGGCAAATCAACCTTGTTCAAACTCCTGACGAAGGGCATGCCGCGGCAAGCGGGACGGATGTCCGGGGAGATCCGGCTGGCCGGCAAGCCGCTGCCGCGCTGCTCCGTGTATGAAGCGGCCCGTCTGATCGGGTATGTGCCGCAGCAGCCGGAAGCCGGATTGTTCGGCCGTACCGTCGAAGAGGAAGTGCTCGATGCGGCCGCCATGGCTTGGCGGAGCTGCCGCTTGACCGCCCCGGTGCCGCCGGCGGAGGCCAAGCTGGAGGAATCGGTTGCGTCGATGGCGGAGGAATTGCTCCGCACAACGGGCCTGTCCCGTTACCGCTGCCACCATCCTCACGATCTGCCTGCGGGAGCCATCCGGCTGCTCAGCGTCGCGTTGGCCGGCCTGCACCGGCCCGCCCTGCTGCTGCTCGATGAGCCGACAGCAGGTCTCGATGCCGGGAGCGCCGCGTTGATACGCGACTGGTGCCTAGCGCAGGCCGAGCGGGGCTGTGGCTTGATCGTCATCACCCATGATGATATCTGGGATGAGACTGCTCATCCGCAGTTGGCTTCAGTCTATATGGAAGCGGGGCGCTGGCTTGGCACGGACGGACGGGGGAGCGGAGGGCCGGAACAGCGTTAA
- a CDS encoding NAD(P)H-quinone oxidoreductase yields the protein MSYSKNMLACHVEPDLQLTWKEMEVPTCGEGELLVRVHATALNRADLLQKRGKYPVPEGASPVLGLEMAGTVEAVGPGVTGWKAGDRVAALLPGGGYAQYAVIPADIAMPVPAALTLEQAAALPEAYLTAYLNLFQLGKLEAGESVLIHAGASGVGTAAIQLARAAGARVAATAGTEEKCERLKALGAELVLNYKTEPLAETVLSWTEGAGVNVVLDPVCATYWNDHVRCMAMDGRLVLIGTLGGSKVEVDFMSVMLRRLHVIGSTLRGLPPKRKSELTKAFWSFAGPSLERGECLPVIDSVWQPEQINEAHQRMERNENVGKIVLLVP from the coding sequence ATGAGCTATTCGAAAAACATGCTGGCTTGTCATGTGGAACCGGATCTTCAATTGACATGGAAAGAGATGGAGGTCCCGACCTGCGGTGAGGGAGAACTGCTCGTCCGGGTGCATGCCACGGCGCTGAATCGGGCCGATCTGCTGCAGAAGCGCGGGAAATATCCGGTGCCGGAAGGGGCGTCTCCCGTACTCGGCCTCGAAATGGCAGGTACGGTGGAAGCCGTCGGTCCAGGAGTAACGGGCTGGAAGGCGGGAGACCGGGTGGCGGCGCTGCTTCCGGGAGGAGGCTATGCGCAATATGCGGTCATCCCGGCCGATATAGCGATGCCCGTCCCGGCGGCTCTCACCTTGGAGCAGGCGGCCGCGCTGCCGGAGGCTTACTTGACCGCCTACTTGAACCTGTTCCAGCTCGGGAAGCTGGAAGCCGGGGAATCGGTGCTCATCCATGCCGGGGCAAGCGGCGTGGGGACGGCTGCGATTCAGCTCGCGCGGGCTGCGGGGGCGAGAGTCGCCGCCACGGCCGGGACGGAGGAGAAATGCGAGCGGCTGAAGGCGTTGGGAGCAGAGCTCGTCTTGAACTATAAGACCGAGCCGTTGGCCGAGACGGTGCTGTCCTGGACGGAAGGCGCCGGCGTGAATGTCGTGCTGGATCCGGTATGCGCCACGTATTGGAATGATCATGTGCGCTGCATGGCGATGGACGGCAGGCTGGTCCTGATCGGGACGCTGGGCGGATCGAAGGTGGAGGTGGACTTCATGTCCGTTATGCTGCGCCGCTTGCATGTCATCGGGAGCACGCTGCGCGGCTTGCCTCCGAAGCGCAAGAGCGAATTGACGAAGGCGTTCTGGAGCTTCGCCGGGCCATCGCTGGAGCGCGGAGAGTGCCTGCCGGTCATCGACTCGGTCTGGCAGCCCGAGCAAATAAATGAAGCACATCAGCGGATGGAACGTAATGAAAATGTAGGGAAAATCGTTCTCTTGGTGCCTTAA
- a CDS encoding putative bifunctional diguanylate cyclase/phosphodiesterase encodes MPYTSVLPNSSRTGLAYISLILLGVIGSQVAIKFPFGVEFALSGAFFLVAFVLFGAIRTMAFAGLAALVLYVAGYDIDILAFIGLELAVVGFLYRRRRRLLFWDSLFWLAVGAPGIVLLFFMRTGVFGTEAMLQYMMSAVNGIVNAMLADMLIAYVPWQRLLVRSADRPISLQRVIIHLALAAVLLSFLSHMKLGSMSLLTEVEREAYARLEEQSIRAEEALRELEGSSRRLPWSVPAVWANVPLVESLLKEESLDGAIKFALTDRHGEMFAWSDRMWADYRHRLYEEAGAVRTALPLPKMLASGDGVERIRVAGFYRVLPGTENYHYATGRWKDGYYVLERFGEAGRAGAVTAFLPNDTFLPEILSSYVWELALMLAVWGIVAGIAVMVSRSLIRSLDGLNRMTSVDPDTFTDWERQAWPHSRVREIRSLMLNFRAMAERLTAQFRELHRMNEHLVQQTKLLEKSEEHLQRLAYYDPLTQLPNRHYFTIEMDKALERAEVDATPLALLFIDLDRFKYINDSLGHKIGDMLLVRAGQRLLHCLSKQEGAHLCARLGGDEFVILLEQGTREEAKKLAQRILQHFRERFCIHAHELFVSASTGIALYPDDGNTLTALFKQADTAMYAAKERGGQTYMFFDQIHPDLASGRMLLESLLYKAMERNELTLHYQPIVDRTGKVVAAEVLLRWLHPQQGYISPSQFIPVAEETGLIIPIGEWVLRSACMQHRQWREQGMPPLRMSVNVSLRQFLNQDFVAMVERIVQETQFEPEQLVLEITEGYVHKHVGQANHVLRQLKRRGMHIAIDDFGTGYSSLERLKTLPVHTLKIDRSFVRHLSADPVNASIVQAVIQLGHSLNLTVIAEGVETAEEFHYLESLGCNHFQGYYISHPLPAAEFAARFRQFSQYADGRAIAEAAGGQA; translated from the coding sequence ATGCCGTATACCTCGGTACTGCCGAACTCAAGCCGTACGGGTCTTGCTTACATCTCGCTTATCCTGCTGGGGGTCATCGGCTCCCAAGTCGCAATCAAGTTCCCGTTCGGCGTGGAATTTGCTCTGAGCGGGGCTTTCTTCCTTGTGGCTTTCGTCTTATTCGGTGCAATCCGAACGATGGCGTTCGCCGGACTGGCCGCACTGGTCCTCTATGTCGCCGGATATGATATCGATATACTGGCGTTCATCGGATTGGAGCTTGCCGTCGTTGGTTTTCTCTATCGCCGCAGACGGAGGCTGTTGTTCTGGGACAGCTTGTTCTGGCTAGCGGTCGGAGCTCCGGGAATCGTGCTGCTGTTCTTCATGCGAACCGGCGTGTTCGGGACAGAGGCCATGCTTCAATATATGATGTCCGCTGTCAACGGCATCGTCAATGCGATGCTCGCCGATATGCTGATTGCCTACGTGCCGTGGCAGCGCCTCCTCGTACGCAGCGCCGACCGGCCGATTTCTCTGCAGCGGGTTATCATTCATCTGGCGCTGGCCGCGGTCTTGCTCTCTTTCCTGTCGCATATGAAGCTGGGCAGCATGAGCTTGCTGACAGAAGTGGAGCGCGAAGCGTATGCCCGCTTGGAGGAGCAGTCGATCCGGGCCGAGGAAGCGCTGCGGGAGCTGGAAGGATCGAGCCGGCGGCTGCCTTGGAGTGTGCCTGCCGTATGGGCGAACGTACCGCTGGTGGAGAGTCTCCTGAAGGAGGAGTCGCTGGACGGCGCCATCAAGTTCGCATTGACGGACAGGCATGGCGAAATGTTCGCCTGGAGCGACCGCATGTGGGCAGACTACCGGCATCGATTGTATGAGGAGGCGGGAGCGGTGCGAACCGCCCTTCCCCTGCCCAAAATGTTAGCATCGGGAGATGGAGTGGAGCGGATCCGGGTCGCCGGCTTCTATCGTGTCCTGCCGGGGACGGAGAACTACCACTACGCAACCGGCCGCTGGAAGGACGGCTATTATGTGCTGGAACGCTTTGGCGAGGCCGGAAGGGCAGGGGCGGTGACCGCCTTTCTCCCGAATGATACGTTCCTGCCGGAGATTCTCTCTTCTTATGTCTGGGAACTGGCTCTTATGCTGGCCGTGTGGGGCATCGTAGCGGGGATCGCGGTTATGGTCAGCCGTTCTCTCATTCGCTCCCTTGACGGGTTGAACCGGATGACGAGCGTTGATCCGGATACGTTCACGGACTGGGAGAGGCAAGCGTGGCCGCATAGCCGCGTTCGCGAGATTCGGTCCCTGATGTTGAATTTCCGCGCGATGGCCGAGAGGCTTACCGCGCAGTTCCGGGAGCTTCACCGCATGAATGAGCATCTTGTGCAGCAGACGAAGCTGCTGGAAAAATCGGAAGAGCACTTGCAGCGGTTGGCCTATTACGATCCGCTCACCCAGCTGCCGAACCGTCATTATTTTACGATAGAGATGGATAAGGCGCTGGAACGGGCCGAGGTAGACGCCACACCCCTGGCTTTGCTGTTCATCGATCTCGATCGCTTCAAATACATTAACGATTCGCTCGGCCACAAGATCGGCGATATGTTGCTCGTCCGAGCCGGGCAGCGCCTGCTCCATTGTCTGTCGAAGCAGGAGGGAGCCCATCTGTGCGCCCGGTTGGGCGGCGATGAGTTCGTCATTTTACTGGAGCAGGGAACACGCGAGGAGGCCAAAAAATTGGCGCAGCGCATCCTCCAGCATTTCCGCGAGCGCTTCTGCATTCACGCGCATGAGCTGTTCGTCTCGGCTTCAACCGGGATCGCGCTCTATCCCGATGACGGGAATACGCTGACAGCCCTGTTCAAGCAAGCCGATACGGCGATGTATGCGGCGAAGGAGCGGGGCGGGCAGACCTACATGTTCTTCGATCAGATTCATCCGGATCTGGCTTCCGGGCGCATGCTGCTTGAAAGCTTGCTATATAAGGCGATGGAGCGGAATGAGCTGACGCTTCATTATCAGCCGATTGTAGATCGCACAGGGAAGGTCGTCGCCGCCGAGGTGCTGCTGCGCTGGCTGCACCCGCAGCAAGGCTATATATCGCCTTCGCAGTTCATTCCGGTCGCGGAAGAAACCGGTTTAATCATTCCGATTGGCGAGTGGGTGCTGCGCAGCGCCTGCATGCAGCATCGCCAATGGAGGGAGCAGGGCATGCCGCCGCTTCGGATGTCGGTGAACGTGTCGCTGAGGCAGTTTTTGAATCAGGATTTCGTGGCGATGGTGGAGCGGATCGTGCAGGAGACACAGTTCGAACCGGAGCAATTGGTGCTGGAGATTACGGAAGGCTATGTGCACAAGCATGTCGGACAAGCCAACCATGTCCTGCGCCAGCTGAAGCGGCGCGGCATGCACATCGCCATCGACGATTTCGGAACAGGCTACTCCTCGCTGGAGCGGCTCAAAACATTGCCGGTCCATACGTTGAAGATAGATCGTTCCTTCGTCCGGCATCTGTCTGCGGATCCGGTCAATGCATCGATTGTGCAGGCTGTCATTCAACTCGGCCATAGCTTGAATCTTACCGTGATAGCGGAAGGAGTGGAGACGGCTGAGGAGTTTCATTACTTGGAGTCATTAGGCTGCAACCATTTCCAAGGCTACTATATCAGTCATCCGCTGCCTGCCGCGGAATTCGCGGCGCGCTTCCGTCAATTCTCCCAATATGCGGACGGGAGAGCCATCGCGGAAGCCGCGGGAGGACAAGCTTAA
- a CDS encoding MarR family winged helix-turn-helix transcriptional regulator yields MSERAQRDTDEALHLFRVFSKAFKSVSDHAAAGCKKQGYNPTDFAVLEMLYHKGPQPIQQIGAKLLLQSGNVTYVIDKLVRNGQVQRHPCSKDRRVIFAELTEQGRAEMQNILPKQAQTLRRALSGLTLEEKAQAILLLKKLGIQAEKLSLVTKKEG; encoded by the coding sequence ATGTCTGAACGGGCGCAACGCGACACCGATGAAGCCCTGCATTTGTTCCGCGTATTCTCCAAAGCTTTCAAGAGCGTCTCCGATCATGCCGCTGCAGGCTGCAAAAAACAAGGCTACAACCCGACCGACTTTGCCGTACTCGAAATGCTCTATCATAAAGGACCACAGCCGATACAACAAATTGGAGCGAAGCTGCTGCTGCAGAGCGGCAATGTCACCTACGTCATCGACAAGCTCGTACGCAACGGCCAGGTGCAGCGCCACCCATGCTCCAAGGATCGGCGCGTCATCTTCGCCGAATTGACGGAACAGGGCCGGGCAGAGATGCAGAATATTTTGCCGAAGCAGGCCCAGACCCTACGCCGGGCATTAAGCGGACTGACCTTGGAAGAGAAGGCCCAAGCGATACTACTGCTCAAAAAGCTGGGCATTCAGGCGGAAAAGCTCAGTCTTGTCACAAAAAAAGAGGGGTAA
- a CDS encoding MDR family MFS transporter: MGSTATMQAGRERKLVTLALLLSTFLAAIEVTVVSTAMPQIVSDLGGLKLISWVYSAYLLTTAISTPLFGKLADLFGRKKIFIFGSILFVGGSMLCGLSSNMTQMILFRAIQGIGAGAVMPATFTIVADIFTLEERAKIQGLFSSIWGIAGLVGPLVGGFFVDSLSWHWIFFFNVPFGIISVWMIAKLFHEKVEKKDKPIDYAGAATFSIGMTALLFAIITGGQNIAWTSPWMFALLGLAALFLIWFCRIEKTAQEPMVPFQLFRNKDIAISNLVGFLVSSVLIGINSYMPLWIQGVMGHSATSSGMALTPMSIGWLIGSIIGGRMLIKSGPRLTSSLGMTLIAAGSIWLASITGATSMWVIVALMTVSGLGFGFSITVFTIIVQSSVEWNMRGASTALNTFVRTLGQTIGIAALGTFLNERIASMVRQAGPDIASRISDDDLNKLLNPESASQLAPDVMNSLRTFLETGLENVFLVMAAVAVICLGCTLMMPKGKLNSK, translated from the coding sequence ATGGGAAGCACTGCAACGATGCAGGCCGGGCGCGAACGGAAGCTTGTGACGCTGGCCTTGTTATTATCTACATTTTTGGCGGCGATTGAGGTTACAGTCGTCAGTACCGCGATGCCGCAGATCGTGTCTGATCTGGGCGGACTCAAGCTTATCAGCTGGGTCTATTCCGCCTACTTGCTGACGACGGCCATCTCGACGCCCTTGTTCGGCAAGCTGGCCGATCTGTTCGGCCGCAAAAAGATCTTTATTTTTGGCTCTATTTTATTCGTCGGCGGCTCCATGCTGTGCGGCTTATCTTCCAATATGACGCAAATGATTCTGTTCCGGGCCATTCAAGGCATCGGCGCCGGCGCTGTCATGCCCGCCACCTTCACCATCGTGGCGGATATCTTTACTTTGGAAGAACGCGCCAAAATCCAGGGGCTGTTCAGCTCCATCTGGGGCATAGCCGGCCTGGTCGGCCCGTTGGTCGGCGGATTTTTTGTCGATTCGCTCTCCTGGCACTGGATCTTTTTCTTCAACGTGCCGTTCGGCATTATTTCGGTATGGATGATCGCCAAGCTGTTCCATGAGAAGGTGGAGAAGAAGGACAAGCCGATCGATTACGCTGGCGCGGCGACCTTCTCGATCGGGATGACGGCCTTATTGTTCGCCATTATTACCGGGGGGCAGAACATTGCTTGGACATCCCCCTGGATGTTCGCGCTGCTCGGCTTGGCTGCGTTGTTCCTCATCTGGTTCTGCCGGATCGAAAAAACAGCGCAGGAACCGATGGTTCCGTTCCAGTTGTTCCGCAATAAGGATATCGCCATCTCCAATCTCGTCGGCTTCCTTGTCAGCAGCGTGCTGATTGGCATCAATTCGTACATGCCGCTCTGGATTCAGGGCGTCATGGGGCATAGCGCCACCAGCTCCGGCATGGCGCTGACGCCGATGTCCATCGGCTGGCTCATCGGCTCGATTATCGGAGGCCGCATGCTGATCAAGAGCGGCCCGCGGCTGACCTCCTCCCTCGGCATGACGCTCATTGCCGCCGGATCGATATGGCTCGCCTCCATTACGGGAGCCACGTCGATGTGGGTTATTGTCGCGCTGATGACGGTATCGGGACTCGGCTTCGGGTTCTCGATTACCGTGTTCACGATTATCGTCCAGTCGTCAGTCGAGTGGAATATGCGCGGCGCTTCCACGGCGTTGAACACGTTCGTGCGGACGCTCGGCCAGACCATCGGCATCGCGGCGCTTGGCACCTTCCTGAATGAACGCATCGCGTCCATGGTCAGACAAGCCGGGCCGGACATCGCTTCGCGCATTTCGGATGATGACCTGAACAAGCTGTTGAACCCGGAGAGCGCGAGCCAACTGGCGCCGGATGTCATGAACAGCCTGCGCACGTTCCTGGAGACCGGGCTCGAGAATGTGTTCCTCGTGATGGCGGCCGTCGCCGTCATCTGCCTCGGCTGCACCTTGATGATGCCGAAGGGCAAGCTGAACAGCAAATAG